Below is a window of Pseudomonas sp. B21-040 DNA.
AACGAGCCTTCAGTTTCTCGCGGCCGTACGGCAGTTATGTGATGGAAAACGTGCTGTTCAAAATCAGCTTCCCGGCGGAGTTTCATGCGCAAACCGCCTGTGAAGCCGCCGTGACGTTGCACCCGCTGGTTCGCAATCGTCTGCACGAGATAGACCGCATCGTCATCACCACCCACGAGTCGGCGATCCGCATCATTTCCAAAGTCGGCCCGCTGGCCAACGCCGCCGACCGCGATCACTGCCTCCAGTACATGACCGCCGTGCCGTTGGCGTTCGGCACTCTGGTGGCCGAGCACTACGAAGACGACTTCCACGCTGCGCATCCGATCATCGATGTGCTGCGCGAGAAAATGGTCATCGTCGAAGACCCGCGCTTCACCCGTGAATACCTGGAAGCCGACAAACGCTCCATTGCCAATGCGGTGCAAGTGTTCTTCAAGGACGGCTCCAGCACCGAGAACGTGGTGGTGGAGTATCCAATCGGTCATCGCCGTCGTCGCGCCGACGGTATCCCGCTGCTGGAAGACAAGTTCAAAGCGAATCTGGCGACGCGTTTTACCGCTCAGCGCAGTGCGCAGATTGTTACGCTGTGCAAGGATCAGACTGCCCTCGAAGCCATGCCGGTCAACCGCTTCATGGATTTGTTGGTCATCTGAGCCACTTTTCCACAGGCAGTTTGGTGATCGCAAACCCTGTCAGCAAAATCGCCGAGTAGATCATCAGTTCCCGGGACAAGGTTTGCCCCTCGTACCAGGCGCCGATGATCACGGCGAACACCGGAAAGATGATAAACACGAACGACAAAATGATTGGGCTCAGCCGTTTGAGCAGCAGGAAATAAACGATAAAACCGCCCACCGAGGCCACCAGCCCGAGATAGAACAGGGCACTCCATGAACGCAGGCTGATGGCCGTAAACACCGGCGCTTCGACCGTCAGTCCGGCGACGAACAACATCAATCCGGCAATGCCGATGGGCAAGGTGTTGTAGGTGATCACGCTGATCGCCGTGCCGTGTTTTTTGGTCACCACATAACACAACGCATGCATCACTGCGGCGCAGAGAATGGCCAACACTCCGAACAATTCGGCATGGTCCAGATGCAGGCCCTGGCTGCGAATAATCATGAACAAACTGCCGAAGCCAATGACGATGCCGAGTACCTGTGACGGGTAGATTTTTTCCCGCAGGAACAACGCCGAAAACACCAGGATGAACACGGGCATGCAACTGAACAGCAGGGCGGTCAGCCCGGACGAAACGTGCATCTCGCCGTAGTTGAGCAAGTAGTACGGCAGGCTGAAGTACGACAGCGTGACGAACACAAAAAACCAGCGGCTTTTTTTCGGAAATCGCAGCGGTTCACGACGCAACAGCGCGAAGGTCAGGAACAGTGGAAAGGCCATCAGGAAGCGCAACCCGGCCGCGGTCAATGGCGGCACCGTTTCAACGGCAATCTTGATCCCCAGCCAGGTCGTGCCCCAACTCAGGCACACGATCAGGAACAACACACTGGTAACGAGCGCGGCCAGCCAGGGTTTTTCAGGGGTTGAAGACGTGCTGATGGCGACGGACATGATCGAGCTCCCGGAGTCGGCGCAATTGACCTGCATCTGTAAACGGTCTATCCATGATTGCACCTGTTTTCAGCACGCTATTCGGGGCATCAATGACTGTCAAAACAAGTATTGCCATGGTGTCAATTCTGCGCGACGGGCTCGCCAATGGTGTGGGCGTGAAGTACAAGCGCCTTGCCGATGCCGTGCACAAAAGCATTGTCGACGGATTGATCGAACCCGGCTGCAAATTGCCGCCCCATCGACTGCTGGCCGATAGCGTCGGTGTGACCATCGGCACCGTCAGTCGCGCTTACGGCGAACTCGAACGAATCGGTGTGGTAGTCGCTCGCGTCGGTGACGGGACGTATGTGCGTCAGCAAGGGATGGAGCGTGTGCGAGACGCAGGCTTTCGCAATGTCAGCGACGAACCGCAGCCGTTTTTTGACATGAGCCGCAATCAGCCGATTCCGGGGCAGGAGGCGCTGTTTCTGAGCCAGAGTCTGCACGCCGTGTCGCTCGATTCTGCAGCGATGCAGCGCGTCAGCGGCTACACCGCCGATGTCGGTTTGCAGCACTACCGCGAGGCGGGTGCACGTTGGCTTCAGCACGGTGCGTTTGCGCCGCACGCGGATCAGATTGTCTGCGTGAATGGCGGCCAGCACGGTCTGTTGTGTGCCCTGATGGCGCTGCTCAAATCCGGTGATACGTTGGTGACGGAACACCTGACTTATCCGGGGTTGATCAGTGTTGCACGGATGCTGGGAATCAAACTCATCGGCATCGCGATGGACGATGAAGGGCTGATGCCGCAAGCGCTGGAGGACATTTGCCGTCAGCACCGGGTTTCTGCGCTGTACTGCACGCCGACGATCCAGAATCCTACGGCTGCGGTGATGTCCGTCGCACGACGCGAGGCGATTGCACAGGTCTGTCGTCAGCACAATCTGCTGATCTTCGAAGACGAAGCCCACGCGGTATTGGCTCAACAGCGACCGTTGCCGCTGAGCTATTTCGCCCCGGAGCGCTCGGTGCTGATCGGCAGTTTGAGCAAGGCTGTTTCAGCGGGGTTACGGGTTGGCTATCTGCACGCGCCGCAGCCGTTGATCGGACGCTTGAGCGCCGCGGTGCGCGGGACCTGCTGGATGGCCAGTCCGTTGACGTTGGAAGTGGCGAGCCTGTGGATAGAAAACGGCATGGCCGAGCAGTTGTTGGCGCAGCAAATTGCCGAGATCAGCCGTCGTAAATCATTGGTGGCGGGGTTGCTGGAAGGGGCGGTGTACAAGACTCATTCCCACAGTCCGCATTTCTGGATCGAAGTGCCTGAGCCGTGGCGGGCGTCGCAGATTGCGGCGGAGCTCAAGGAGAAAAATTATCGGGTGGCGACAGCGGAGGCGTTTGCGGTTGGGCATGCCGCCGTTGCGCAGTGTGTTCGGGCGAGTGTGTGTAACTCGGCGGGGGATGATCGATTGTTGTTGCGAGGGTTTGAAGCGTTGGTGGGGGCGTTGGTCGAGACCGAGTAATCGTTCATCGCGGGCAAGCCATGCTCCCACAGGGGCCTCAGTCGTTCACAAATATTGTGTCCACTGAGGATCCCTGTGGGAGCGATTGCGATCAATCAAGCGCCGCAGAACTACTTGAACCGCCGCTCCACACCTTTCTCCACGAGAATTTTCGCCGAGATTTCTTCGACGGAAAAATGCGTGGAGTTGATGTGCGCAATGTTCTCGCGGCGGAACAGGTTTTCCACTTCTCGCACCTCGAACTCGCACTGGGCATAGCTCGAATAGCGGCTGTTGGGCTTGCGCTCGTTGCGGATCGCGGTGAGGCGGTCCGGGTCGATGGTCAGGCCGAACAGCTTGTGTTGATGGGCGCGCAGGGCGTTCGGCAGTGTCAGGCGCTCCATGTCGTCTTCGGTCAGCGGGTAGTTGGCCGCGCGAATACCGAATTGCATGGCCATGTACAGGCATGTCGGGGTTTTGCCGCAACGCGACACGCCGACCAGGATCAAATCGGCCTTGTCGTAATAGTGCGTGCGGGCACCATCGTCGTTGTCGAGGGCGAAGTTCACGGCCTCGATACGCTCCATGTAGTTGGTGTTGGCGCCAATGGAATGGGATTTGCCGACGGTGTAGGAAGAATGCTCGGTCAATTCCTGTTCAAGCGGTGCCAGGAACGTCGAGAAAATGTCGATCATGAAACCATTTGAGGTCGCGAGAATCTCACGAATGTCCTGGTTGACGATGGTGTCGAAAATAATCGGCCGGAAGCCGTCATTTTCGGCGGCTTTGTTGATTTGTTGTACCATGGCCCGCGCTTTATCCACGCTATCGATATACGGTCGCGTGAATTTGCTGAAGGTAATGTTTTCGAACTGCGCCAGGAGGCTTTGACCCAGGGTTTCGGCTGTGATGCCTGTCCCGTCGGAAATAAAGAAAGCAGATCGTTTCATTTGCACCTTGGGCCTTAAGCTAAAGACGAATCTTGGATATGATAGGCGCGGTTTGTTGGCCGCCAGTGGCCCGCATTCTCACTTATTTTCCAGGTCCAGGCCATACAGCTGGCAAACGCTCCTCCGAGCAGCCGGCTCCTGAGCTTTTCCAACACAGTTAGTGGAGAGATCACCTTGGTAGAGTACGTAGTTTCCCTCGATAAGCTCGGCAAACACGATGTTGAGCATGTGGGGGGCAAGAACGCATCCCTGGGCGAGATGATCAGTAACCTGGCAGGTGCCGGTGTTTCGGTGCCCGGTGGATTCGCCACGACAGCTCAGGCTTATCGTGATTTTCTGGAACTGAGCGGCTTGAACGATCAGATCCACGCCGCCCTCGATGCCCTGGATGTCGACGATGTCAACGCCCTGGCCCGCACTGGCGCCCAGATCCGTCAATGGATCATGGAAGCCGAATTCCCCGAGAAGCTCAACGCCGAGATCCGCACCGCGTTCGCCACGCTGTCGGCCGGCAACCCTGACATGGCCGTGGCCGTGCGCTCTTCCGCTACCGCCGAAGACTTGCCGGACGCTTCCTTCGCCGGTCAGCAAGAAACCTTCCTGAACATCCGTGGTGTGGAAAACGTTATCCGCGCCGCCAAAGAGGTGTTCGCTTCCCTGTTCAACGACCGTGCGATTTCCTATCGCGTGCACCAGGGCTTCGACCACAAGCTGGTGGCCCTGTCGGCCGGCGTTCAGCGCATGGTCCGCTCCGAAACCGGCACTGCCGGTGTGATGTTCACCCTCGATACCGAATCGGGTTTCCGTGACGTGGTGTTCATCACCGGCGCCTACGGCCTGGGTGAAACCGTCGTACAAGGCGCCGTGAACCCGGATGAGTTCTACGTCCACAAAGGCACGCTGGCCGCTGGTCGCCCAGCCATCCTGCGCCGCAACCTGGGCAGCAAAGCCATCAAGATGATCTACGGCGAAGTCGCCACGGCCGGTAAATCGGTCAAGACCATCGACGTCGACAAGGCTGATCGCGCACGTTTCTGCCTGAGCGACGCCGAAGTCAGCGAGCTGGCCAAGCAAGCGATGATCATCGAGAAGCACTACGCGTGCCCGATGGACATCGAATGGGCCAAAGACGGCGACGACGGCAAGCTCTACATCGTTCAGGCTCGCCCTGAAACCGTGAAGAGCCGTACCCAGGCCAACGTCATGGAACGTTACCTGTTGAAAGAAACCGGCACCGTGCTGGTTGAAGGTCGCGCCATTGGCCAGCGCATTGGCGCCGGCAAGGTTCGCATCATCAAGGACGTGTCCGAGATGGACAAAGTCCAGCCGGGCGACGTGCTGGTTTCCGACATGACCGACCCGGACTGGGAACCGGTCATGAAGCGCGCCAGCGCCATCGTCACCAACCGTGGCGGTCGTACCTGCCACGCGGCGATCATCGCTCGCGAGCTGGGCATCCCGGCCGTGGTCGGTTGCGGCAACGCCACCCAGCTGTTGAAAGACGGCCAGGGCGTGACCGTTTCCTGCGCTGAAGGCGACACCGGTTACATCTTCGAAGGCGAACTGGGCTTCGACATCAAGAAGAACTCCGTCGACGCGATGCCGGACCTGCCGTT
It encodes the following:
- a CDS encoding DMT family transporter, which codes for MAALVTSVLFLIVCLSWGTTWLGIKIAVETVPPLTAAGLRFLMAFPLFLTFALLRREPLRFPKKSRWFFVFVTLSYFSLPYYLLNYGEMHVSSGLTALLFSCMPVFILVFSALFLREKIYPSQVLGIVIGFGSLFMIIRSQGLHLDHAELFGVLAILCAAVMHALCYVVTKKHGTAISVITYNTLPIGIAGLMLFVAGLTVEAPVFTAISLRSWSALFYLGLVASVGGFIVYFLLLKRLSPIILSFVFIIFPVFAVIIGAWYEGQTLSRELMIYSAILLTGFAITKLPVEKWLR
- the ppsA gene encoding phosphoenolpyruvate synthase, whose product is MVEYVVSLDKLGKHDVEHVGGKNASLGEMISNLAGAGVSVPGGFATTAQAYRDFLELSGLNDQIHAALDALDVDDVNALARTGAQIRQWIMEAEFPEKLNAEIRTAFATLSAGNPDMAVAVRSSATAEDLPDASFAGQQETFLNIRGVENVIRAAKEVFASLFNDRAISYRVHQGFDHKLVALSAGVQRMVRSETGTAGVMFTLDTESGFRDVVFITGAYGLGETVVQGAVNPDEFYVHKGTLAAGRPAILRRNLGSKAIKMIYGEVATAGKSVKTIDVDKADRARFCLSDAEVSELAKQAMIIEKHYACPMDIEWAKDGDDGKLYIVQARPETVKSRTQANVMERYLLKETGTVLVEGRAIGQRIGAGKVRIIKDVSEMDKVQPGDVLVSDMTDPDWEPVMKRASAIVTNRGGRTCHAAIIARELGIPAVVGCGNATQLLKDGQGVTVSCAEGDTGYIFEGELGFDIKKNSVDAMPDLPFKIMMNVGNPDRAFDFAQLPNAGVGLARLEFIINRMIGVHPKALLNYDGLPQDIKDSVDKRIAGYNDPVDFYVDKLVEGISTLAAAFTPKKVIVRLSDFKSNEYANLIGGKLYEPEEENPMLGFRGASRYISESFRDCFELECRALKRVRNEMGLTNVEIMVPFVRTLGEASQVIDLLAENGLARGENGLRIIMMCELPSNAILAEEFLEFFDGFSIGSNDLTQLTLGLDRDSGIIAHLFDERNPAVKKLLANAIAACNKAGKYIGICGQGPSDHPDLAKWLMEQGIESVSLNPDSVLETWFFLAEGQAQA
- a CDS encoding pyruvate, water dikinase regulatory protein, with the protein product MKRSAFFISDGTGITAETLGQSLLAQFENITFSKFTRPYIDSVDKARAMVQQINKAAENDGFRPIIFDTIVNQDIREILATSNGFMIDIFSTFLAPLEQELTEHSSYTVGKSHSIGANTNYMERIEAVNFALDNDDGARTHYYDKADLILVGVSRCGKTPTCLYMAMQFGIRAANYPLTEDDMERLTLPNALRAHQHKLFGLTIDPDRLTAIRNERKPNSRYSSYAQCEFEVREVENLFRRENIAHINSTHFSVEEISAKILVEKGVERRFK
- a CDS encoding PLP-dependent aminotransferase family protein, which translates into the protein MTVKTSIAMVSILRDGLANGVGVKYKRLADAVHKSIVDGLIEPGCKLPPHRLLADSVGVTIGTVSRAYGELERIGVVVARVGDGTYVRQQGMERVRDAGFRNVSDEPQPFFDMSRNQPIPGQEALFLSQSLHAVSLDSAAMQRVSGYTADVGLQHYREAGARWLQHGAFAPHADQIVCVNGGQHGLLCALMALLKSGDTLVTEHLTYPGLISVARMLGIKLIGIAMDDEGLMPQALEDICRQHRVSALYCTPTIQNPTAAVMSVARREAIAQVCRQHNLLIFEDEAHAVLAQQRPLPLSYFAPERSVLIGSLSKAVSAGLRVGYLHAPQPLIGRLSAAVRGTCWMASPLTLEVASLWIENGMAEQLLAQQIAEISRRKSLVAGLLEGAVYKTHSHSPHFWIEVPEPWRASQIAAELKEKNYRVATAEAFAVGHAAVAQCVRASVCNSAGDDRLLLRGFEALVGALVETE